Part of the Zingiber officinale cultivar Zhangliang chromosome 6A, Zo_v1.1, whole genome shotgun sequence genome, AACTGGGCATTGTAAAAGTAATAGTTGTATAGTTCTTTAACTACAATAACAAAACCTTATGCCAACTATTCAAAGTATTTCGAACTGTATCATCCAACAATCTTACATTTTGGGAGAAACTGAAGTCGTTATAGGTTACATATCCAAAATTGCCAATTCAAGGATAAAAGTAATAATTGGAACCAATGACTCTGTCCTTAGACTACAATAGATAGGTAGTAAAGACATATAAGTAGCCATAAACATTACAATGCACAGTTAGATTCTATCAAAACCTCATCTACACGTGCTAGTCTACTAGAAATGTTGATGAGGTGTCGCATTGAATGAATGGGGAAAAATAGCAATCTGATACCATGATTatcaaattaagattaaaaaaatatacaaccaACTAAGAATAAAAGTCCACTGGATTTATCTAAGCACACAACCCAACAAAGAGGCGAAAAAGCAGAACTAGCCTAAACAACAAGCCTAGATGACTTAGTTCAATCTTCTTCTCTTAAATGAGTGAAGTGTGCCTCCATCAACATCATAAGAACCAGATGTGCTGCTTCTACCTCTCCTCCTCCTGTTTGGAGATGATCCCACACTTTGAGGTTCTGCTGGGGCCTCAGAAGTAACAACATCACCTTGAATCACAGCCATGGTGCTAGAAGCAGAGACCTGATCAGCAGACAATGCTACTTCAGCTAGAGGCCTGCTAGTGAGAGCTTCAGTAGTTGGAGGATCAACCGATGTAGAAGCACCATTTCCATCGTTGCGATTCAACCTTCCAACTACTCTCTCAAAGTCAGCTGCGATAGAAGTTAAGCGATCAGTGCCACGTTCATGCATAAATTGGTGCCAAAGATCAACACCATCTCTAAAAATAGAATCTGTCGTACTTCTGTTTGAGTTAGGCACATTGTTTGCAGGCTGTCCAAGGTCTCCAGCTATGGATCCACCTTCGGAATTCATATCCCTTTGCAATCTTCTTGCCCTGAGCCTAATTAAAGCTCTGCGTTGCACATTTTCATACAATTCTTGGAGATTTGGGTCTGCGTGTGATTCATATCTACTGCCAGTATGCAAATGCTGATCCAGAAAGCGTCTCCATGTTGCCGCAATTCCCTCACCCAGTCTCCTTGAAACAGGCCAAAATTGCTGCCTAAAGCTCTCTAATCTATTTCCACTTGGCCTTGGTGGTATTTTAAGAGTAGAATCTCCATCTTCCGCGCATTTCTTCTCAGCACTTGATTGTGAACTCCCTCTACCATAAATAGGTGTGATATTTGATTCATTTACCTCTCCCTTGCATACAGGGCATTCCTTATGTTCTGAATGGACATGCAGCCACTGATATAAACATGGCCAGCAAAATAAATGACCACATGATGTAACAACAGGTTCTCCAGCCATATCAAAACAGATATTACACTCAAAGTTAGCAACATTTCTTCCTTTGTCTTCACCTTCCTCTTCTGAAGCATCTGCTGGAGTGTTTTCGGTCTTTACTTTATGTTTCCCATTGCATTCCGAAGGTCTTTGGGAGATGACTACATCAGGAACTGGCAGCTCAGTATTAGGTAATGACGGGGATCCAAAACTAAATCTCTCTCCGACCTGCAGAAGTGTAGACCGAAATCTTCTGGTTGGCCGTCGATGACTAGTGTCGAGGAACCTCCTGAAGCAAGAATCTGATGGCCGAAGAAGCTCAGGCTGCGACGACGTTCCACCTTCCACAGGCAGGAATTCACGAGTTGGAGAAGAAAGTGCTGGATAAAGGCTAAAGCTAGCTGTTTCATGTTCTTGTGAGCTTGTGGAGCCAGTAAAATATGGCGGCAAATAAGCCACGGCAGCATATGGGAATGTCGGTGGCGATGTAGGATCATAAAGAGTTTGAGGGTTGACATCCTGAACTGAGCGTTCTTCAGTGTCCTGTGAAGCCGGTAAGGAATGGAGAATCGGAGGAGAGTACGAGGCATCAGCTCCTTCAGGTTCAGGGGATAGTCCAAACTGCCAATATCGCCCAAAAGAGGGGTAGTAGGGGGGGTCCGGAGTGCCATCACTATCCTCCGGAAGAGCAACCGGCAACTCAGGGTTGTACTCCTCGTGGGAGGGAGAGTACGGAGGATGCGACTCCGATGGTTCCACAGCGCCAGACATAGGAATCGAAGAACCCCTTTCCTCGACGGTGGTGGTAGGAGACGACCAGGGCAACGAGTTGAGTGAGAGATCAGACCCTAGATCGCGACTTCGAGAAGGCGGAGAACGAGGCAGACCCAAAtagaggttcagatccatcctcctgcaaccacaaaaaaaaaaaaaaacatcccaGTAAAATCTGCGGCCAGCCAAACAAAAAAGTTCAAATCTTGGCCCTCCGGAActaatctagggttagggttccaCATTGGCCGACGATTCTATCCTAAAACGAACGATCTGCGCGTATTGCGTCAAGATCAAAACGCGAATCGAAGACAGATTTCCACGGCGAAGAAGAAAACGCGATCGCATAACATGAAAGCGAGCTTGGATTAGGGAAGACTCACCAAGATTTGGGGGCGGAGCGGCGACGACTCGGTATTGGGGCATTgggttttcctttttctttccttttcggCCCCCCGCAGCAGCCACGGAACGAGAAGAGTACCACCCATCCTCCCTTTATAGGGACTGACGACTCGGCGGAGTAGATGTGCCAGCTCATCTTTGAGCTACGCtgcaccgtccgatcagattcgAGATCTAACGGCCAACATCTTAGACACACCGCCAAAAATGGAATGGAACGGAGCGGAACCCAGTTGGCTGATATGATAATCTTGGTTACCTGTCAAAACGACACCCGTTCTTCTACATGCTTATTGATTTGACGACCGTTTGGGATCCGTTGCTTTGCCGAATAATCATGAAGGTATCGAACAGGGCTGAACCGGAGCGATACGTGCAGTAATAATGGATTCTTCAAATCTAGAGAAGTGTAATTTGCGGAA contains:
- the LOC121998309 gene encoding uncharacterized protein LOC121998309 isoform X1; this encodes MSWHIYSAESSVPIKGGWVVLFSFRGCCGGPKRKEKGKPNAPIPSRRRSAPKSWRMDLNLYLGLPRSPPSRSRDLGSDLSLNSLPWSSPTTTVEERGSSIPMSGAVEPSESHPPYSPSHEEYNPELPVALPEDSDGTPDPPYYPSFGRYWQFGLSPEPEGADASYSPPILHSLPASQDTEERSVQDVNPQTLYDPTSPPTFPYAAVAYLPPYFTGSTSSQEHETASFSLYPALSSPTREFLPVEGGTSSQPELLRPSDSCFRRFLDTSHRRPTRRFRSTLLQVGERFSFGSPSLPNTELPVPDVVISQRPSECNGKHKVKTENTPADASEEEGEDKGRNVANFECNICFDMAGEPVVTSCGHLFCWPCLYQWLHVHSEHKECPVCKGEVNESNITPIYGRGSSQSSAEKKCAEDGDSTLKIPPRPSGNRLESFRQQFWPVSRRLGEGIAATWRRFLDQHLHTGSRYESHADPNLQELYENVQRRALIRLRARRLQRDMNSEGGSIAGDLGQPANNVPNSNRSTTDSIFRDGVDLWHQFMHERGTDRLTSIAADFERVVGRLNRNDGNGASTSVDPPTTEALTSRPLAEVALSADQVSASSTMAVIQGDVVTSEAPAEPQSVGSSPNRRRRGRSSTSGSYDVDGGTLHSFKRRRLN
- the LOC121998309 gene encoding uncharacterized protein LOC121998309 isoform X2, whose translation is MSWHIYSAESSVPIKGGWVVLFSFRGCCGGPKRKEKGKPNAPIPSRRRSAPKSWRMDLNLYLGLPRSPPSRSRDLGSDLSLNSLPWSSPTTTVEERGSSIPMSGAVEPSESHPPYSPSHEEYNPELPVALPEDSDGTPDPPYYPSFGRYWQFGLSPEPEGADASYSPPILHSLPASQDTEERSVQDVNPQTLYDPTSPPTFPYAAVAYLPPYFTGSTSSQEHETASFSLYPALSSPTREFLPVEGGTSSQPELLRPSDSCFRRFLDTSHRRPTRRFRSTLLQVGERFSFGSPSLPNTELPVPDVVISQRPSECNGKHKVKTENTPADASEEEGEDKGRNVANFECNICFDMAGEPVVTSCGHLFCWPCLYQWLHVHSEHKECPVCKGEVNESNITPIYGRGSSQSSAEKKCAEDGDSTLKIPPRPSGNRLESFRQQFWPVSRRLGEGIAATWRRFLDQHLHTGSRYESHADPNLQELYENVQRRALIRLRARRLQRDMNSEGGSIAGDLGQPANNVPNSNRTDFERVVGRLNRNDGNGASTSVDPPTTEALTSRPLAEVALSADQVSASSTMAVIQGDVVTSEAPAEPQSVGSSPNRRRRGRSSTSGSYDVDGGTLHSFKRRRLN